A region of the Yarrowia lipolytica chromosome 1C, complete sequence genome:
ATTTTCCAGTAGCGATTGTTGTTGGGGACAACCTGGAAGCACCACCTCTACATCTACTCGCACGGCATCCCTCATGGGTGTGATCTGGAGCCCAGACCGTCATACTATGGCCAAGCTGTGGCCCACCATGTAATTCTTTATATACTATATTTATGCGCTTGATGAGAAGACTATAGGAGATTCCGTCAGTTGGGCGAACCTGGCTCGTCATTGTCCGTCTGTCGCGGTTGGAACCAAGGCCATAAGGATGATGGCGGTCTTGGTGCAATGTGCTTTGAACCTCTGTGGACACCTTGTGAACGGCTCCGTAGCTCCCCTTGGTTTGAACTCCACCAGAAACTTGGTTATCAATTTTGAGGGGTTGAGATACCAGACTTGGTCTGGCCTCTGTTTGGCACCTCATCAAATAGACACCTGATCCAGAGAAATGCGATCGAAGGATGCCCTTCGCTTGGCCGGTTCCAGCCGGTAGAACTTTTCCCGTCCGTCGTTTGATCGGCCTCCAATCCACAGCTTGTCGTGTGGCGATTCGCTGAGGTCCGCAGTCCCACTTGCCTGCTGCGCCGTCTGCGCCGTCTGCGCCGTCTGCACCGCTGGCTGTGTCTGAGTCAGGGTCggctgctggggctgctCAGGTATCGAGTGGTTGTCGAGCATCTTGTACATCTGCGACGTGGGGCCGGTGGTGACGGTGGCTGTCGATGCGGAGGtctgtgtggtggtgttgcGTTGATACGACGTGGAGAAGCTTCCAAACAGCAGCGAAATGAACGGTCTGCTTGTTGGCATGGTGCTTGTGTGACAGACTCTGTGCGGTGTCTGTGTGGACTCTGGACTCTGTGTTTTCTACCACTACTGTACCCGTAGTTGAGTGGTGATGAAAGGTGGGaggttgtgtgtgtgagtgtgtcTTGGCGTGAGGAGTAACCCGACAAACGTTTTGTTTCCGTGTGGGAGTGCCGTTTATGGGTCGTTTGTTGTGGATGTGCGCCGCCACTGGGGGGGAGGGTTTGTGCGctttttgtgtcacttGGCGTCTGCGGCGAAACAGTATAAGTAGACGGGCTCCGGCTGCGTCGCGGCCTGGGTTTGGGTGTGTGTTTTGCGAGTGCTAAAAGTTGGTCTGGCTGACCTTGTTTGAGGGTCGTATAGTTAGACACGGCTTATCGGATGGAAGAGAGTTTCTGACGTTGTGCCAACGTTGGTAATGCATGTGATGCGAGATAAAGCGAGCAAGGCAAGGCAGTGGCAAGCAGGCaaggccaaaaaaaaaaaaaaaaaaaaaaggggggAACAGCAAGATGGGAGCAAGAGCAACCACGCGACAAGAAGCTACCTGTACTCAGACAAGAGCAAAAACCGCCCCCGGCAGATCGATCGACCTCCCTGGAGCTCCGCTTTCTGCCCCTCTCCCCGACACATTCCAACCCTGTTAATGGCATGCCATTATCGCGTTAATCGCTCATGTCTAAGTTGGCACTATCCAACAACCAGTCCgctacaggtacagtacctccCCGAGACGATCGTACGACTATGTTACATGTCTGCATACAAGTCTTTTCTCACGTGTGTCCgttctcagcctcctcacCTCATAGTATGTATCGCCGGTGGTTTCCCGATCCGACCAGTGTCTCATTTAAAAGTCATGTGATCGGAGAGTACACAGATCACGTAGGCGTTCACGAGGCCAGTGAGATTGGAGTCGTGCTGTTGGTCTCCAGGCCAATATCCGAGCTCCACCTAAGGACCTATCCCGAGCGTTTCTCGACCTACCGTACGTTCCGACAGTTTTGcctgtacttgtgtacTGGTTGCACCTACTTTACTGGCTGGTACGTACTGGTATGCATTTATAGTTCGGTTCCGAAACCCCCGATGTTGCCGGTCAAACAAGATGGCAGGTAAACGGTATGGACCGCATGGTGGAGTGCCGTGTGGTATTGAAAGACGTCTTGAAGTCGTGAATACGCAGGGAGGGTGTTTTACCGGGTTCTCCAGGcgtgcaagtacaagttgtCTAGGTCAGCCCGAGTCCTTATGCGGGGTGATTAGGACGTGTATATGGATGGTTTGGTTGTATCGAGGGTGTGAAATATGCGTAGAccgtctacttgtacggaAGGGACATGCTCCTATGCTCCCGTAAaagtacatgtacttgaAATATCTCCTTTAAATCACTCCGTCTCTCGACTCTATTCGCGACACCACCCAGAATCGAACTCGCGATACTATGGACAGCCACTCGCAAGCTGTCTAGTCGGACCACGCAAATATCTCGGTTGTCACGTTGGAGCGGCCAAGACGACCGTCATAAGACACCCATTGTGTCTGACCATCCTTCAAAACAATCGAAATACCTGTCCAACCCCCCAACCCCCCAAACGGTCCACTTCATCTCCCGTTCGAAGAGGGGTTAGGGTAGTCATTTTAGCCAGCGACGTTGGGAGTTTGAAAACAAGGTTCGGGCATTCCCTCGACCCTCATTGGTCCGGCTGGCTGGGTCTATTATCACCAACTTTTCAAGTGTCTGACTGCACATTAGTTCTAACCCAAGCAGAAATGTCTGGAATTCAGGTGAGTGACATTGTGAGAGAAGGCGGCGAGAGCGGAGAGGGCGAGCGGCGAACGACAGGATGGCGGGGCGTTTTCGGACCGCTTCTTGATGGATTGCGGGAAGGATAATGGAATGAAGGAGCGGTAATTTGCTGGGACGCAGATATGGATGGTCTGATGTTttgaggagtttgaggaaTACGAGACTGAGTGGAGGTCGTGGTAACAGCCGACAGGTGAACGACGATAATTCCCAGACGACGTTCGAACAGGACTTTGTGATGGTCTGGTTAGGGAGCGCAATATGGCGTGATGTACGATACACGTCTGCCTGACTTCAGCAACTCGACAAGTCAAAAGAGGGATGATGATCTGCGGAGAGGGTGACGTGAGTTGATGATTGATGACACGGCTGGATAACACGACCCGTCCGGACGCCGCAGTACCCACGAGGAACGTCCCACGTCCCATTCATAATAACAGCACCTCGACCAACAAGTGCTATGTTACCACAACTGTCTCTAGGAGATATGCCATGGTAATCAAACATGCGCTTGTCTACCGATCATCCAATACCTGACATAATCGTCTACAGCGACACCTTCGCCGCCAAGCCCTCGGTATGGAACACCAGTGGGGTAACACGATCTTGCTAGACGTCACCAGGACATGCAATGACATCCCGCATGATTCAATCCCCGTTGACTCAGAGTTCTTCGCAGTTCTACGTTACATTTGCTACAGAACAATACTAACCCAGTACGTTAAGAAGCCTTCTTACAAGATTGTCCCCCACTTCCTGGGCTTCAACATCCCCACCGTCTCCAAGTGGATCCCCATCTTCGGTATCTGGGGTGCTGCTGCCGGTATCGGTGCTCTCTTCCTCATCGAGGGTGTTCCCCGAACCCGACAGGACATTCTCTCCAAGATCCCCATCATCGGTGAGCACTGGATCCGAGAGATCCCTGCTTCCGACAACCCTTTCTAATCGAGGTCCCTATAGATTATACATTGATATTAAAAGAACAAAAGAACAAACGAAGGCTTTTGGTATGCCGACTGTAGTGTGTGTTGCACGGACGACCAAGGTATGCCCCAAGAACGAGGGCACGACAGCAATGCGTATTGATGGGTTACGTAGAGAAGCAGCGTCCGACATACAGCACATTCACTACAGTGCTCAATCCAATGCTCCACCCGCTGTTTGCAGACCCTTTCCAAATTGTGGCTACCACTTGGATGAGCAGTATTGTTCGTatctcaacaccatcatcatACACCCGAGTCATGAGTCCATATTCAGCACGAGCACCAACAATCTGTCTCGAATCTCATGACGAGAAGTCTTCAAATCATATTGCCCGAGCGCTTCATGATTACCGACAGTACATTTGCCTTGACTTGAGTTGATTCGAGCAATGGGGGTATACTTGGATATCTGATGAAGATCGCCAGGCTGGGGTTTCCACGTTTCTTCCAACTCTGAGACTTTTCATTTCAGAATGGCTAGACTTAATCCAGGGCTGGAGCTGGTTATTGGAGTGGTCTGTGTCCCTATGTACGCTTGAGATGTTGACCTTGATACCCCGAGGCTCTCCAAGCAAGCTCTCTCTTACCACATTTCGACCAGACCTTTGGCGGAATCTTTTACGGAACGTTTGTCTAAAAGGTCAATCCATGTCTCTCCGACACGGTCTTTTGCGGTCTCCACAATGGCTAAGATGCCATTGCAAAAGAGCTCAAGATACCCTTGGAAAGAGGTCAAGATAGCCTTGAAAAAGTAACACTGATGCTATTGGAACAGACCGTGTCTTACGTAGGCCTCGACAAACTACTGGATGTCTGATGAGAAACATTTTATGATGTCTGGCCAGTCTGCCTACCCGGGTTACTGCCTCATCTCTGTCTTACTCAAAGTACCACCACCAATCTGTCTACTTGCTCAAGCAGGGACTCATTCTACAGTCGAGCCGGCAATACTACAACCTTCTGTCCCCGAGAGCAGTCACCCATGGAAGTTGCAAAGCCGCAACACAAGCCCTATCTAGCGACTCTCCAAATACTCCTAATTGGTGCGTCGCTCCCGACATCGCCAGCAAGTACCCACTATGACCAGCTACGGTCATCCTGGCCAACAGATTGGGGGCTCGGTCTACCCACTAACGGCCTCAAAGGCGACCAACTAAAAGTATGGACTATCGACTTCTAATCAAGTCTAGTCTCTCCATTATTGGTACACAACCTTCAATATGGTCATGGACTAGTCTGGTCTTGAGCTCAAGTATGGCACCAGTGACAACCACGACAGGTATCTTGTTTCTAACGATAGCCATGTTCTACCGACTCTCGTGCCGTCTCCAAGACTTCATCATCTACATATACTGCTACAATACATACCAAGCCCAGATTCATAAAGCTCTCCCAGTACACTGGAGAGGCACCGAAGAGATCTTTGAAGGGAGACACTTCTGTATTGGAGAGACACTGGAGAGATTATTGGAGAAATAACTGGTGCTGTTAATGACAAGGACTTCTTTACTAGGAAGCCTGGTCGTCCTACCCTCTATTCCGTCTGTCAGGAAAGTTCAGCTCTCATTATTACACTTCTGGCCCAGCTCCTACATCTAGCGCTGCTCTTCTCCTAGCAACTGCTTCGGACTTGTTTGtggggagatggaggtCATTACGATAGAAAAAGTGACAAAAGAAGCGAAGGTAGAAGCGAGGGTAGAAGGGATGGTAGAGACGATGACGACAACTCCATCGGATTACAAGAAATGGATTagaaagaaagagaaaCGGTATTGTAGATTCATAACCTATCAAAACATGGTATTATCTTTGTTCTCAAGTCCGTTTTgccagtactgtacaaaaACGGGCACAAACAGATGTTCTACTGCAGTAGTAAGAACCACGTAGGACTAGTTAATTACAGCCTATAATCTAACAAGATTAGTTAGAATTATGCTCAATAAGACTTTGACTCAAGTATGACACTAAATTACTTGAACCTCGCGAAGACGACACCAGAACCACACAAAAATCGCCCAAGTAATTTCTGAAAGCCGAAACATCTCCACAAACGTCCAGAAAatccagaagatccagaagatccagaaaATCCATCCGATtcactcctcctccctcgTCCACCACTGCAGTCAGGGTAGCAGGCCACGTGCTCATATTTACACATTCTCAATTATGCAGCGGGTATATAGTTGGCATCACCAACTTGTTTTCAGCTCCGCACCACACGCACACAAGTGAGTATGAAACACAACAAAACAGACGACACCAAGACACAATGATGATTTAATTCAATGGGAATCTCTCCGACAATTTTCATGGAGGAAAAACTATAATATTGAACCTCTGATCTTGTGCTTCATGTGTTTGCTCGCTTTGACCATCACTAACATAGGCTCCCGAGTCGGATATTTGATGTTGATATTTATTAAGAAAGATATGTGGAACATGATTGTACAAGATGATTGTAGGTGAGAGGAGCTGGTACTGTTAGTCGTGAACAGAATGCGGCGGATGGGAGAGGGTGTTGGGGCAAAAGTTTGGTGGTCATCGTAGGCAGGTTTGGAGGTACCTGTTACCGGTGGTACGCCGAAGGATGTGATGTCGCTCAGACGGGACGGACAAACCCCTAGATCACGGATCACCTTGGACGAGGACCAGGTGTAAGGGTGCAGTAAAGTTTGATACGAGTATTTCGATAGGTGTTCATGAGGTTCTCAGCGTTCAATCTTTatcgtacgagtacagctacagtatagCTGAGGTTCAAGGACTGGAATTGGGGATTCTTTGACTGTCAGATGGATGTCTTCACCACTTGCTTATCAAACAGCCTTGACCGGTGTCTCTGAGGCGAGTCCGTGGCCCTGCGACCTGTCAGCAGAAGGCCAAGGGAGTTTGTCATtttctacaagtaattacacttgtactcgtacggtGTAAGCTGATTTCTTGATCCTTCATCACCTTACCACAACGAAGAACAGTCCAGTTTGGGAATATCCGAAAAACGGAAACCATCGTCAATTTGACAAAGAAGCGTCGACACAGAAGCAGCATCGGAAAGTCCAAACCAAACTTCCGCTCTGAACGGCTTGGAATGGCCTGAATTTCTTCCATGTTCCTTTCAACTAGCTTCTCATTTACGTGAGTTAAAGGTTGTATAAATTAAGACATGTTGTTTGAACAAATGTGCACAGCTTAGTGGGTACCTACAGCAAGTTTTCGGAAGGAAAAAGGTCAGTTTTGCCTCCAGTTCGCACATCTGTGTTGATTTTTACTCTTGGAACTCTCGGATTTTGTCTTTTCCACCGGCTTCCATACCATTTCCTTCCTTCGTATTCGGCAGCTTAATTACCTGAATGCATAAGCGACGCACATTGttttcctccaccaactACTCACTCTCTTGAACTATGATGAACTCCGCCACGAATACATAAACCCCGACTGCGTCACTTCTATtccaccagaaccagaaaaGTTCACAATAAGTCGTTCCGGAAACGGAAGATGCCTTTTATAGCCTGCTGAGAATCAGTCCAGTCTACGAGACGGAGATCTGACTACAGGATGTTTTCATTTTTGGTCGTCCGTCTGAGTGGTTTGGGCCGATGTGGTGAAAATACAGAACCCGAAGAGTTGGATGATAAGACAATGACCCATAGAAAAACATCTATAACCTGAGAATATGGAGGTTGCAAGATGCTCCTAAATCAAGCTTGAGCAAAGTGTTCAAGTTCTGAGGTTGATCGCTTGAGAAGTGTAAATAATCtgacctccttgttggcgtacagcagcagcgatgCGATGGTTGTTTTGGtatattactgtacttataATTAATAATTCAAGCGAGACCAGATGCGGTAAGTGTGTATGAAACTGACAGTCGAGGAAATATTCAACGACTAACGGCTTaatctactgtacaaggCATAGTTCAGTCTTAACAAAATAGTTATCGATAATGTAACTGGATAACATGACCAAATTGAGGACGTGGATACCAAATTAGAGGGAAAACGCACTGCGGGATTTCATTGGAAGCGCGCAACAATTCTTTTCCCAGTGAATGTATTTACATCAACACGAATGGGACACCGACTCAGACTTATATGTGGGTCTCTTGACCTGGGTCTGTGCTGGACCCCCTCCAAGTCAGTAGCAAACCGGTTGTCGTCCACTGGAGATCTACACCGGCTCGCAACATGCTAAAAATCAGCTGAAAAACTGAAAAATGTCCTGACCCATAGTGCTGGTGGAAGACTTAGAACTCCAGGTGGGTCTGAGACGAAGAACAGTTCTTGAAACTGACAGGAGTGTTGGATTGTTGAAATGATCTCTTCTCAATGCCCAATTGAGGAATCTCGGATCAGGATAgtctcatcttctcccGCTAAGGGGAAGGGAATCCTTCTCTATACTTAACTGCATCGTTCTCAGAAGATTGCTTGAGGCGATGGCTTCTTCCATATCTCCAGAGACTGGACTCCACGCCCCAGCCTCACATGGTCAACATCCGACGATACCTTTCTCATTACGTTAACTCTTGGGTGTCCCAAGCAATATGTACTCTGACATCTTGTCTTTGGCAGGTGTTTCTCTGTGTGCGACTTGGGATC
Encoded here:
- a CDS encoding uncharacterized protein (Compare to YALI0C12188g, no similarity), translated to MRRPSTCTEGTCSYAPVKVHVLEISPLNHSVSRLYSRHHPESNSRYYGQPLASCLVGPRKYLGCHVGAAKTTVIRHPLCLTILQNNRNTCPTPQPPKRSTSSPVRRGVRVVILASDVGSLKTRFGHSLDPHWSGWLGLLSPTFQVSDCTLVLTQAEMSGIQVSDIVREGGESGEGERRTTGWRGVFGPLLDGLREG
- a CDS encoding uncharacterized protein (Compare to YALI0C12166g, no similarity); its protein translation is MPTSRPFISLLFGSFSTSYQRNTTTQTSASTATVTTGPTSQMYKMLDNHSIPEQPQQPTLTQTQPAVQTAQTAQTAQQASGTADLSESPHDKLWIGGRSNDGREKFYRLEPAKRRASFDRISLDQVSI
- a CDS encoding uncharacterized protein (Compare to YALI0C12210g, weakly similar to uniprot|Q9P7E0 Schizosaccharomyces pombe Low similarity to ubiquinol- cytochrome c reductase complex protein, similar to Saccharomyces cerevisiae QCR10 (YHR001W-A); ancestral locus Anc_2.520), with product MICGEGDYVKKPSYKIVPHFLGFNIPTVSKWIPIFGIWGAAAGIGALFLIEGVPRTRQDILSKIPIIGEHWIREIPASDNPF